GTCTGCGGCAGCCTTCAGGTACCACCAGTTCATCATCTGCTGTCCTCAGGAACCAAAGGAATGCCATTAACATTCTTGTTCTGCAGGTCATGGCATTCCTCATACGACCTGACAAATCATCCAAGATCCGAAGATACTGGAACTGGTACCACCATTATGTGGGCCGGGCTGCGATCGCCTTGGCGGTGGCAAACATCTTCCTGGGGTTGTCCGTAGCACATGAGGACGGTTCATGGACTGTTGGGTATGTCATCTTCCTTGTCGTCTGGGTGATTGCCAGTCTTCTCCTCGAGTTGAAGAGGCGCATGAAGAAGGATGATCTGTAGCACGAGTTTTGATTCCCTGTCCTCGTTTTTTGTTCATCCCGATGTTGCAGAGAGTTGATTTCTCGCTACCGTCTTACCATTGTATTCATTTTAcacttagttatatatatatatatatatagatagatagatagatagatagatagatttgTTTTGGTGTTACTATTCTTCTTGGTAAGAGTTGATGAATTGCCATGAGCAAGAGGAGGTTAAAGCAGCAAACATACTGAACATTGAAACATTATCCTTCACATAACATTGAaacattaataatttttaatcaaaattattaattacactaaaaacaagaaaaatcaatctcttgtaaataaaaaaaaacacattttCTATGAATTGTTTTTTTTTCACATATTCATATTATATGTGAGAAGTGATTTTggtctaaaaattaaaaatatatatataggaaaaatGGTAAACCTCTTGGAAGCAAGATTTTATTATTTTGTGGCAAAATATTGGAATCtcaaaatatttcaaaaaattatttgagCTATTATTATCGCTTTAGGTTTTAGAAATATAAAACttctaaaaaaaatactatatttaaacaaattgctaaaaataaaaaagaaatattattttcattaaattAATGCATAACATTAGACCAagatgtatcaagaaattaatacAAACAAATTGCTCAAAATATTGTTTTCCTACAAAAATTATCCTGCCCACTCAATATTCACAACGGGGACTCGAACTCTGATTTCTCGATCGCGTACGGAGCGCCTTAATAAACGTGCCCACACTGATCCTTGATGGATGATATCCCAATCTTAGACCGGCCGGTTCATCTGAAGCCGCAGCCACGGCCCAATTACGACGGCATCGACCGCAGGCGCCTAGAAATCCCTAGAATATAAGAGATCGACCATGTTATAATTGAAGCCTCCCCAAAACGATCCCAAGATCGGACTGCGCGCATCGTGTGGATCTCCAGCGGCAATCCCCCTTCCCGACCAGTAGGTGCGAACAATCGTTAATCTCCCTCCTTGCTTTTTCCCCGGAAACAAAACCCTTCTCTTCATTTGTCGTGTGATTCTCACTACTTATCGACTGCTAGATCTGTTAATTTTTTGATTGGCTATTTAACAGCGGGATATAAATTGAAATTGACAGATGGTTGGTGCGACTCTTGATCATCAAATTTTTTGTTTTTGGGGCACAGGGTTTGGCACTGTGAATCCAATTTCTTGTTTGGGGTCAGAATAAAAGATCCGTGGATGATATTGGGCACCGTGATCATTGTCTCGGGCTACTTTTAAGTATACAGATACTATCTCTTGCATTTCAAGTGTAGATATTGGGCACCGTGATCATTGTCTCAGGCTACTTTTAAGTATACGGATACTATCTCTTGCATTTCAAGTGTAGGTTCTGAGCTGTTTAGGGATTTTTTTAACCGTGATTCGTTGATCTTAAGCTGGTTGTAGAGAGATGGGGAAGCCACTGATCTATGAAATATGGGAAAAACCTGCGAGTAGTTGTGTCATAGGGATATGCTCTGCGATTTGGTTCTACATTCAGAAGAAAAACATTGGCTACTCGAATGTGGGATTGAGTTACGAGACGGCGATCGCAGGACAGTATTGGAGAATCATTACATCTGCGTTCTCCCATATCAGTGTCGTGCATTTGGTTTTTAACATGAGTGCGCTTTGGAGCCTTGGAGTCGTAGAGCAGCTGGGCCACCTGGGCCTCGGGATCGAGTTCTATCTCCAGTATACTCTTGTTCTGGTAGTCTTATCGGGAGTGTTAGTTCTATTAACATATCATATTCTGATTCAGAAATTTAAGCTGGAATACTTTAGAAGAGTGACGGCCGTGGGCTACTCATGTGTGGTCTTCGGGTGGATGACGATTCTTGCAGTGAAGCAGCCATCTTCGAAGCTGAATCTGTTTGGGGTTCTCTCTTTGCCAATCAGCTTTGCGCCCTTTGAATCGTTAATCTTCACTTCCATAATTGTACCCCAAGCAAGTTTCATCGGCCACTTGTCTGGTATTATTGTTGGCTATTCAATAGCCTGGGGTTTGATTCATGGCATGAGCAATTACTGGGCAATTTCAATGCTTGGATGGCTTATACTCATGTTTATACTAAGCCTGAAGCGCACTGGGGCAGTTGACCTCCCCTTCATTGAGATTGAGCCTGTTACAGATCCTTCACTTCCTGCTGTCGGCTTTATTCCTTCTGGTAATGGACGAACTTTGCAGATGAATATTTTACATGGCAGAGGTGCGGAACTTGTGTAACTTTTGGAGAAAAATACATCGCCAATAGCGGGCACATAACATCGCTTGCTTGGAACACCCAAGAGGAAATATAATattgttttttattattattctaaTGGTAAAAGATTGTGTTGTTTCTAGATGTCAGAGAATTCCAATTGTAAGCATTCTCATGGTCATGACACAAAATTGTTATGCAAAGTGTTGTATATGTTTCAGTCAATTCATGTCTTTGAAAAAAATCAGTTTTGGAGCTTTACATAACTGAATATGTGGACTGTAGATGTCATATTTTAATGGTTTCAGTCTCAGATCTTGGAACTTGAGTTTTATGTGTCATATGTTCTAGTCAAAATAGAAACATctggttttgtattttctattcttcACTGCCACTAGCCAAAACTGGTTTTGTACTTTCTTTCATCGTGAGATATTTTACAGTTATCTACAGTTGAGGAGGATCTCTTGTGGGCTAACTTGTTAAGCCATGCATTTACAAGCCAATGAATTGTGATTATTTGGCATATTGTGCAATACATGATGAATGACTTTTTGCATCTTTTTAAGTGAATTTTCGAGAGTTGTTGAAAGTTATTTTTAACTGCTTCAAGTAATCAGAACCAGATTTCATAGATAGCGAATCATCATTGCATTTTATTTTACGTGATATATCATTTGTTGATGTGAAATTTCCTTTTGTTGTATTTGTAAAAGTAAATTGGTCATTCATTCCTTTATCTATATAGTTTACCTCTGCTtatggattttgatgatggaagTTGACAGGATGTTCCTCTCGCATTCTCTTCTCTTCCCCCTGTAGTTGTGTGATGATTAATCATGGAGCCCATCTTGATTTCATGTGGAATTGGTTTGCTTTGCATTCAAAGGAGCCAATGATTCAACTGTGATAGTCATGTATGTATTTGTTCTGTTTCAACCTTCCTGCAATAcagaaatcagctcactggtaaaTTAAGATTTGACCTGCAATGATATCTCCTCATGTGGGAAAATTTGTGTTGCCGTCGATCATTTGATTACAGAGGTGTAAAACAGTTATAGATCATCCAACTCTTCGACTGTGTGCCAACAGACATGCAGGTTATTTGTTGTCGATAAAGAATCTCTAATCAATACATATGTACAAATGATACTAATgttttcatgaataatcttaactTTCTATTCATTCTTAATCTGTGTTTTATGTTGTGAATTTAAGATTTTAAAAAtgagaaataatttaaaattatgtattgaAAGAATTATTTAGTGCTTATTAGTGAAAAAGAAAGCCTATGCTACTTTGTATTAATGTTAAGTGGAATTTTGAAAAACGTAATACATTATAAAATaggttaatttttttttccaaagaatTTGACTTTAATTTTGGCACATTTTATTAAGCATATATAgaccaaagactttgaaaataataTTACAAGTTAAAACTCTGTTAAATATTCATAAGAACATTAGTGGAAGCTATGTATCTCTTGCTAACATCTAGAGACTAATGAAAAGTATTAACACTATCCAAATATGTTATAATTTTAAGactaattaattaataaattacaAGATTTAAATATCTTTTAGCACAGTATTGTACATTTGTGCAACATTTTACAGTAAGTTATATGTATTGTTAATGTAAGCATTAGTACAAATTAGTAAGTTATATATATTGGTAATGTAAGTATTATACCATTTTCAGGAATTCCTTCAACATTATGTAAAAATAATACAACTACTATAAGAAAGAATCAATTCACAAAATTTCTAGTCCAAATTACCTATTAATGATATACATTATATTTTGTATACCTTAAAAAACGACAATTACTTTTAAAGGATTTAAGTCCCTTCAGTATGTTTTTATATTAGAAATATCGACTAAAAATTAAACACgatgtaatattttttattaaaaactcaTGAGAACGGTAAGGTAAATCCATTGCTATGTAAGAATCTAATATATATCAGCCATAAAAACACAAACCTTGAAGCTTTTCCTAACcataccaaggttcgcaatagcaTCATCTTGTGGATCATCTGGTTCTCATGTAACCTTGAATGTGAGTGCATGAGCTGAATTGAGATCACAACCTGCATTTTTCTCAAGGAACAAATCAACCAGAAGAACACAAGCAGGCATGGAATTTGTATAAACCTCTTTTATATTGGTACCGTCAGAACAATGATAGAGGGAGGGGCTTAAAAATGATGCAACATCATCAACTTGTTTCGACCCAAATGTATCCCCACACACCAAAGATCCAATATGTGAAATGGAATAGCTGAGGCTCCAAGCTCCAAACTGCAAGTTACCCAGTTGTACCACCATGGGAAATAGCTCAGCAAGAGCATTAATTTTCATTCAGATGCCAAGCAAGAATTCTGCAAGTTACCAACCATGATAGCTTACATACTAACCAAGAGGACCGACTACAAATAGATAATCACATTCATCGTCAGCAAATCTGAGATGCTTTGGATGGTTCAGATACTATAACCAACGAGAAACAAGCAGGCGATACTTCATGGATAGGATTTAGATAGCTATGGAGCACAAACCATTTTACTCTTGAGCACTGTTGTTGTCCGATGTGGCCTCCCCACGTTGGTTCTGAGAAGTCGATGATCCCTTCATTCTTAGGTCTGCGGGTGGTTGCTGCTGTGGCTGCAGGGTGTGTAAATGCTGCAGCGATGACGGCGGCTGAATCTGATGTGATGGCTGCAGCTGTTGTGGATGCTGAGAATGGATCTGGAGTTGCTGAAATTGGTGGGCTGCCAGGAGAGAGTGCATCGCTTGATTCTGATGGTAAAATTGATGATTTGCCCCAAGGGAAGGTGGAATGGTGTTTGTTGACTGTCCACCATTTGGTAGCATCTGGCCTGTAGCCAGCTTCAGGTGCTGAACCTCTTCTCTTAGAGCCTCATTCAGTGCTACACCAATCAATAAGAGATTCAAAGTACATAATTGAGTTGTTGAACAGAATAAGAAAGCCCTTTGATAAGTAAACAATTAGTATTGCATAAAAATGAGGAGATTTCATTTTAAATTCCAGCTAGACAAAGGCATTATATATAACGGTCACAATTGGCTTAGGATGTTCAATGGAATACTAATATCAAACCAAACAACCAGCTACACGAAGGTACATATATATCAGCAGATCTTGTAACAAACACCATCAGAGAACCTTATGTTGTGCCCATGAATCAAGAACCAACTAATCAGGCCACTAGCACCATTAATTTCATTACTCTTGAATGAGGAAGTTCATAAGTTAATATGGTTAAAAGATGAATGACCGAAAGATGTCTGAACCTGAACAAATCTTGTAAAGGAACAAATGCAAATGCCAGAAAATCATTCTTACATAAACGAATTTTAGCTATGAAATTAACAGATGCACAATACACGATGAGAACCATACCATCCTGTAAGTGAACCTGCTGTTCCATGGTCTGCAATCGCAGTTTTAACTTGTTATTTTCAGCCGTTAGGCCATTGGTGTCTCTCTGTGAATGACAAAATTATTTTTGGTGAATCTTTTGCACATCTCACAGAATTTGTCATATTcatatgtcaactaggaaaagatATGCAGGAGTACAAGATGATGAACTATACCACAATTGGCCAAAAAATTTAAAACATTGTCCTAATCATTTGATTTGTTATATATTTGAAAAATGGCAACAGAAAATTAAgttatcgttctatgcatcatcgcATAAACATGGTATTGTTTAATAAAACTTACATCCATCAATAAAAAGAATCCAAGAGAGCTTTACAAGGATCCAATATGGTCCACTGTCTGTGTTTCATCACGTAGATAACAAGAGTCTTTGATTTTTCAGGCATTCACAAAAACCTCAAATACAAAATAAATGGAGATGGCATGCCTTAACATGTTTACATATATGAGCATGAGCAAAAATGTTTATAGCAAAATTCTGGATGAGGCTACAGCCCTCTTGGCTTTTGTGGGTAGGAATTTTTGTCAGGGTGGATATGGATCTATCCATTCAAGAACTAATTCCATATCCATTAAGTGGTTacagaataaaaaaatgaatcTGAAACTGATAATAAGAGCATACAAAATCAATAATCAAATCCATACCCAGTACTGTTTGGATATCAGCTTCGATTTAAGTTCTAAGTTGGCTTACAAGCAAAATGCATATCAGCTGTAGATATTGATACTATCACTATCATTAATTTACAATTAATTACAATATACCCACATGTAACTTAGCATGATTTCGACTTTTCTACCCATGATTTCACGAGTATCACTCAATCCAAGGTTTCATCTTTTAAACAATTAATCCTTGTCATCACCAATATCAAATTAAAAGTTAGTAATGTGGAATTGACATCATGGCATAGCTAACATTGTGGTAATATTCATGTGAACCCCACAGAATTTTATATACGTTGTGCTTTAATGGCATTAAGATGGTGTGTGTGCCATCCATGAGAACCAATGGAAATCTTACATCAGTTGTGCTCACATGTTACCAGCATGGCTCCTATGTGATCTAACATTAAACCACACAGTTCATGTGCATCCCAGAAGCATATGTGGATTAGGCATTGCATAAATATAGAGCACATATATGTCTACTCGGACAATATTGTATCCATGACCATGCATGTCATGTCAACACCATATTAACATTATTTTAAAGTTACAAAAGTGCTAAAGCATAAATAATTCTTAATTTTGTCTACTAATATGTCAAGCTTTTGGTATTagctttaaatttaaaattagccTACTCATAATACAACCAAACACAAAGGATAAATGTTACAATCATATCTTTAAGTGTCTGATGAATAATGTCAAAGAATAACTTTCTGATGAAGTACAACATATAACAAAATGTGTCTGGTTCCCAACTATTTAAGGGTCGATCTTTTGTTGCCATTGTGGTCCCAGTGGAACCATATCCttaattaagaatatttaaatcttcattatagtttttattaaaaccaTTTTAAATATTCATTTACCTTTCCTCGGACCACTTGCAGTAATCATTACTCCTATTTACTGCATCTGTAGATCAACTTAACATATGCTTATACTATCTtattttatcctctatcgaagtgACACTCGTTCCTATTTCCTATCAACTCCATttatccatctcaacattctcatcttgaTCAATAAAAACATTTTATATATGTTACCTATTAACTGTCCAACATCTAAaaacttttttataatttttttcttttaatctcagagGTACCTGATGATTACATAAAATTCTTGACATCCTTCGTCAttttaataatcttttttttctatgaataatattcTAATCAATCTCTTCATCTTATTGAATAACTAATTCATGAtatctaaattttttatttaatagatatttttatccatccaacttaactatatgGTTTGTTCCTAATATTACTAAAACAACAGCTGACATACTCAATCTTAATCCTACTCAATATAAAATGTTTATTTTCTAGGTGTGTCCTCATAACTCAAGTTTAATATTATTCTATTTAGACTCTCATCAACTAAAAACGATATCCAAGGGATATTGTAAAACATAAGTGGAGATAATTATAAGCCAAGGGTGTAAACTAGACAAAACTTTGAGTAAATAACAATATACCCTCAAATTTTGGTATGACGGAATATTAAATACACATCCTATACTATATCAACCAATAGAACCAAACAATTACCAATTAACATGTTTTGAATATAAGCATATAAGATGTATGGATACACTTATCATACAATCATTAAGTATATAGAATTGACAATATGTATGTAAAATTGACAATGtgtcttattggatattttaATGAATCACATAGTATTGTGAAAAATAACATAGTACCTGAAAAATCAGATTGGATTTGAATCTGATGCTATGTTTATTGGGGGTTGGAATCAAATGAACATGTTTAAAAAATCTATGGATTGTCACGAACttggctggatttgcctaagtcataCGGCACATTTGTGTGTCCGTTTGCAAAAGGTCAACCTCTCGTAACCTCTTAGGGTCCCATAAGGACCTAGCAAAGAGAAGACATGTTAGAAGAAGCATTATACTTACGATCACACAAATagatatttcagcaaacacttgatagacaatgcaaattacaaacaaatacTTCACAAGATCCGAATGGTCGAACGACAAAGGGTCTAAAAAGGTTCGTCACGGGCAAAAGATCCCATGAGTGCCCACATCACACTATTGTGAAACAAGATAACGAACCAGCTCAACACAATACCCCAAAGGCTCATCCAACTATGTGCCACCCAGGGAGCTCCATGGTGTTGTGCTGGCTAACACTTCGCGCCACTCTGCGCAGCCAGAAAACACCCAAAATGGTTGCCTAGATGGTATATTTTTAGGCAATTTTGCCTCTGGGTGATGACTGCACACAACCTTCGTGTACAGAACTGAAATGACCACAAAAACCAACTAAAATTAGGCTATCAAGCCAATTATAAGCCCTCAATAtattgtgtaaagcatgaacaaaactgaaCAACACGAACATACAGAAAcattacattaaacaccttgTCAACAAGGATGtctgtgatattctcccccacttattctttcGATGTCCTCATCAAAGCCTTTATAAACGCTACAACGTCTCGCCTTCgttgaatcttcaatcttttactttagctgcaatgcacctccctgggctttcaactactctatgtcgttgttgttgagtagttgaactttgaTCTGCCAACATTATTTTAACTCGCCACTaactctaactctggtgtggggttggtcgAGTTATGCTGATCTTTGCTGGTCCCTACAAATCCTttggatgaaggaaaagacctttcCTATtgtacgctagtctctcaaacgtCTCGCGTCGCTTAAATTGGATGGAtggttgttggagctttaatatcACCTTGCAAATTTTGAAGTTTTTGAGATCTTTCCTTcgtaaaatttgcccatcgatttCTCTTTTGCTTGGTTGTCACCTCCAAGTAAGTTTGCATCATCtctgctttcgattggtattttgttgggaaataaagcagataatctactctcgGTAGAACCGATAGCCATTTGTGAGGATTTGACAAATATTATCTGTTATTacatttcttcgaagggtctttgaacaattGCAAAGCTCGTCTGCCAAATAACTAAGAGAACTAGCGTACttcgtttcgcccattctcttaagagttgagaaggctccACCTCGAGAGTTGTACTTCATACATTAAGCTGGTTACTAGCTTtaacctactctttgctcacacttatgaAGTACcttaagtgtttgcactccttgcgctgAGTTaactattgtgattcaccttttcattgccatcaaacttctggaatgccagAAGTTTTGCTTGGAAAGAGCAAAATTTTGTCGCAACTAGAGCAAGTCTCTATTGGTTTTGGTGATGAGAAGTTTGTCAACACTGATCTTACATAGTTTCCTGGTCTCTACCCTTCTGCCTTATCatgatacttggagtttgcctttacattctccacctcctcaacCTCTTTTACAACCatacgctctccctccatgagagcaaagaATCGATAActccacggaagtcccgcctctatagTACCATAGCGCTTTcaagcccatggccctactatctattACCTCGTATCTACGTTCCCTTTCGAGATTAGTAGATTTGCATCAATGGCACTATGGTACTATTTTGAATCTACCTCCATGCCGATTGATGCGTGGCTTTGGGAAGCTAAGTCTctctagactcatcgtcgcttctttGCCCCTTTCAACCAccagcttcaacacctttgtgttctccaagtagttcaCCTTAGTCGATAGAAACACAAACTACAACTCTTATGCATGACCTCCATTATCATGTTGCAAACTCATATCAATTTTGTTCTCCTTTGCATTCTTAACAGTAATGTTCGctcactcgaccttgtcctttgacttgttgGGATCCCTCGAGTGAATATGAGCTTTAGAATAGGCTAACTCTCTAGTCGCTCCGAGattatacctttgtatgatcaagattCCCCATAGGACTCAATGATACTTGCATTCAGAATTCCTCCTCGGTGGTAcgtaacccccatatgctgatgaccaaaactttcatctaatgCAAAATTTGATAGACGCACCAAAGCCtcacctctgtggtaccatgacattcactTCTTAATTTCATAGCTCTTCTTGTTATCATGTTGCCCATCGAAGCGGGGCTCCTAATAGCTCCTGATTATACCTTTGTATGACCAAGTCCCTCACTGGACTTTTATACGTGTCACATTGCCTtaaattgttccaccacgattcgcTACACCATGTAGCCTCTTGGTAACATCTCTTTATTGTATTTTGATCTTTTTGCGTGATGAACTCGGACTATGATCTCTCCATATGTGGCCTCCGTCAGCTCATCGTAGGGTCTTCACCACCTCCGATTGTGTTCTCTCCTTCGACAATAGACCTTCGTCCACCCACTCTCGGGTCACACACGGATGAAGTGTAGCTTTCGGACAGCCTATCGCCCAACAACTCTCAAGATCCACCGACTTAACTAGTGGTTTGATgcatcattgtctggatcctacgcCTCTACCCCCAACACAGTCTCCGCTGCACCCAACTCTCATTGTGGTAACTCGAATGGTagcactatgacatattcttcaaagGTGCCCGCCTTCGTGCCCTCTTACCCTATGCCAATGCCTTCTGACTCCAGCTTCACTTCtgtaagttgagtcaccttagcccCTCTGTCAATTGTTTCACTGAGACAAGATGCATGTGTCTCGAAGCTAACTTtagcaccatacaagatgagtctgctccatcataATAAAGAACCAACATGATCCCActcttgcctctataagagttcatgtccttaacctctgtctaagaaaagctctTATGCCTCTACTTTATGTTCCGTCTTCTACATCGACTCTCTTCATGCAACTTACGCACTCCACCAAAttccacccaagttgctccacttctCGATTCATATTGAGATTATGGTGGCTCTTGtatccaccattccatgggtcaacccTTTGTTGAGCCCGATCTTCACTTTGACTCTAAGTGTTTCTTCGTttggtgttgctttgggtcgctcccctatTTGATCTCATAATGCATCAACCAATACATTACCTCATGCGAGATCATGTGATGCCTCCTTGTCACAAGCTTGGTTCGTTGAGCTTTATAGAGCTTTTATCTTGAggtacctctctcaacatatgtGATCTGTTATATATGAATCTCCCTTTGGCCATCCCAAGACTTTCCTCTTTGCATCCTTCCCTCTGGAAGTTACGGAAATCACCATCTCCTTGACTACTCCGCCTTGTTGAGTCAACTATGCAATGTTTCGCCACCACAAACGTACTTTCTAGATTGCGACTCTTCACCAATATAGTCTCCATTGCAGCTTGCAAGGCCTAGTAATATGCTGAACCTGCTGCATAATTTAAACTTTTACGGATATATCCTTCTCATGCCAAAAAGAAAGTTTATATGCTTCATGGCGCTAAATTTCAATTGCCTTAGGATAGCCACGGATAGTCCGTCGTCCATATACAATCCCTTGCATGAGTACAAAACTCTTCGAGTCAATAATTTCCCTCGCCTCTGCGAGCTTTGTACAAACTCTTTCGGTTATCAAGCAACCCCTCCCTCCTTACACGATCTCATCAGTTGCCAAGTGACCCCACTTGCATAGAGCACCGTCAAGTTTGGTTGAGTTGCCTTATGATAGCCATGGATAATTCACTTGAGATGGCCATATATAGTCCATCGTTTGCATACAAGTCCTTGCATGAGAAACGAATTCTTCGAATCAACAATTCCCCCTCACCTCTGCGAGCTTTGCAAAAACTCTTTTGGTCGCCGagcatgtcacgacccgagtctgatgagccaactagccgataactccattttggtccttcaaccacggaccaaaatgcttaagcgggagtttacgtagtacactcatcagactcttataagtcaatcttaatcctgcccactttcaatgtgggactaatcaggggtgttacaatcacccccactcaaaggcttgacgagtttca
This Musa acuminata AAA Group cultivar baxijiao chromosome BXJ1-2, Cavendish_Baxijiao_AAA, whole genome shotgun sequence DNA region includes the following protein-coding sequences:
- the LOC135596114 gene encoding RHOMBOID-like protein 13, encoding MGKPLIYEIWEKPASSCVIGICSAIWFYIQKKNIGYSNVGLSYETAIAGQYWRIITSAFSHISVVHLVFNMSALWSLGVVEQLGHLGLGIEFYLQYTLVLVVLSGVLVLLTYHILIQKFKLEYFRRVTAVGYSCVVFGWMTILAVKQPSSKLNLFGVLSLPISFAPFESLIFTSIIVPQASFIGHLSGIIVGYSIAWGLIHGMSNYWAISMLGWLILMFILSLKRTGAVDLPFIEIEPVTDPSLPAVGFIPSGNGRTLQMNILHGRGAELV